A single window of Drosophila suzukii chromosome 3, CBGP_Dsuzu_IsoJpt1.0, whole genome shotgun sequence DNA harbors:
- the gammaCOP gene encoding coatomer subunit gamma isoform X3, producing MGSFRRDKDEEEDGPSNAYQNLEKTSVLQETRTFNETPVNARKCIHILTKILYLINQGEQLVAREATDCFFAMTKLFQSKDVVLRRMVYLGIKELSSIAEDVIIVTSSLTKDMTGKEDLYRAAAIRALCSITDNTMLQAVERYMKQCIVDKNAAVSCAALVSSLRLASTAGDVVKRWANEAQEALNSDNIMVQYHALGLLYHIRKSDRLAVSKLVNKLTRGSLKSPYAVCMLIRIACKLIEEEDIPSEELSDSPLFTFIESCLRHKSEMVIYEAAHAIVNLKNTNPRMLSPAFSILQLFCSSPKATLRFAAVRTLNKVAMTHPAAVTTCNLDLEGLITDSNRSVATLAITTLLKTGAESSVERLMKQISTFVAEISDEFKVVVVQAICALCTKYPRKHTVLMNFLSGMLREEGGLEYKTSIVDTIITIIEENADAKESGLSHLCEFIEDCEHVSLAVRILHLLGKEGPFAATPSKYIRFIYNRVILESPIVRAAAVTAMAQFGASCPALLSNILVLLGRCQMDPDDEVRDRATYYLSILNSERPELYKNYIIERENCSLALLEKSLVDHLNGDLETRFDISIVPKAAIVKPVIANDVMLVTSTAPRPPKITREEESAARLAQLPGIQVLGPIHRSTAPIQLTESETEYTVQCIKHIFGQHVVFQFDCLNTLSDQFLENVRVELTLPEGFTTRAIIPCPKLPYNDLQTTFVIVEFPPDAASSIATFGATLRFVVKDCDPNTGEPDSEEGYDDEYMLEDLELTVADQIQKTKKNNFQVAWDAADSEEWLQAEDTFVLSAVTTLQDAVNTIVKILGLGAANLSEKVPEGTHLHTLLCSGTFRGGAEVLVRAKLALSEGVTLNLTVRSTDQDVAELITAAIG from the exons ATGGGTTCGTTCCGCCGCGACAAagacgaggaggaggacg GACCGAGCAATGCGTACCAAAATCTGGAGAAGACGTCGGTGCTCCAGGAAACGCGCACCTTCAACGAAACGCCGGTGAACGCGCGGAAGTGCATCCACATCCTGACGAAGATCCTGTACCTGATCAACCAGGGCGAGCAGCTCGTGGCCCGCGAGGCCACCGATTGCTTCTTCGCGATGACGAAGCTCTTCCAGTCCAAGGACGTGGTGCTCCGCCGCATGGTCTACTTGGGCATTAAGGAGCTGAGCTCCATTGCCGAGGACGTGATCATTGTGACCAGCTCGCTGACGAAGGACATGACCGGCAAGGAGGATCTCTACAGGGCCGCCGCTATCCGGGCCTTGTGCAGCATCACCGACAACACCATGTTGCAGGCCGTGGAGCGCTACATGAAGCAGTGCATCGTGGACAAGAACGCGGCGGTCTCTTGCGCCGCCTTGGTCAGCTCCCTGCGACTGGCCAGCACCGCCGGCGACGTGGTCAAGCGGTGGGCCAACGAGGCCCAGGAGGCCCTGAACAGCGACAACATCATGGTGCAGTACCACGCCTTGGGGCTGCTCTACCACATCCGCAAGTCGGATCGTCTGGCGGTGTCCAAGTTGGTCAACAAGCTGACCAGGGGTTCTCTGAAGAGTCCCTACGCCGTGTGTATGTTG ATACGCATTGCCTGcaagctgatcgaggaggaggACATTCCCTCCGAGGAGCTGTCGGACTCGCCCTTGTTCACGTTCATCGAGTCCTGTCTGCGCCACAAGAGCGAGATGGTCATCTATGAGGCGGCTCACGCCATCGTCAACCTGAAGAACACTAATCCGCGGATGCTGTCGCCGGCGTTCTCCATCCTCCAGCTATTCTGCAGCTCGCCGAAGGCTACGCTGCGCTTCGCTGCTGTGCGCACGCTCAACAAGGTGGCCATGACGCATCCGGCGGCGGTAACCACCTGCAATCTGGACTTGGAGGGCCTCATCACGGACTCCAATCGATCGGTGGCCACGCTGGCCATTACCACGCTGTTGAAGACCGGCGCCGAATCATCGGTGGAGCGCCTGATGAAGCAGATCTCCACGTTTGTGGCCGAGATCTCCGACGAGTTCAAGGTGGTGGTGGTCCAGGCTATTTGTGCCCTGTGCACCAAGTATCCGCGCAAGCACACGGTGCTGATGAACTTCCTCAGTGGTATGCTACGCGAAGAGGGCGGTCTGGAGTACAAGACCTCCATAGTGGACACCATAATCACCATTATCGAGGAGAATGCGGATGCTAAGGAGTCCGGTTTGTCGCACCTGTGCGAGTTCATCGAGGACTGCGAGCACGTGTCTCTTGCCGTGAGGATTCTCCACCTGCTGGGCAAGGAGGGACCCTTTGCGGCCACGCCCTCCAAGTACATACGTTTCATCTACAACCGCGTCATCCTGGAGAGTCCCATTGTTCGAGCAGCTGCGGTCACGGCAATGGCCCAGTTTGGAGCCTCTTGTCCGGCTCTGTTGAGCAATATTCTTGTTCTGCTGGGTCGTTGCCAGATGGATCCGGACGACGAGGTGCGGGACAGGGCAACTTACTACCTGAGCATCCTTAACTCGGAGAGACCAGAGCTCTACAAGAACTACATCATCGAGCGGGAAAATTGCTCACTGGCTCTGCTGGAAAAATCGCTGGTCGACCATCTGAATGGCGATCTAGAGACGCGCTTCGACATTTCCATTGTGCCCAAGGCAGCCATCGTGAAGCCGGTGATTGCCAACGATGTAATGCTGGTAACCAGCACTGCACCGCGGCCTCCGAAGATCACGCGCGAGGAGGAGAGTGCCGCCCGTTTGGCCCAGCTGCCGGGAATCCAGGTGCTGGGCCCCATCCATCGCAGCACCGCTCCCATCCAGCTGACCGAAAGTGAAACCGAGTACACGGTGCAGTGCATCAAACACATCTTCGGCCAGCACGTGGTCTTCCAGTTCGACTGCTTGAACACCCTGTCCGATCAATTCCTGGAGAACGTGCGCGTGGAGCTGACTCTGCCCGAAGGATTCACGACCAGGGCGATCATTCCGTGTCCCAAGTTGCCCTACAACGATCTGCAGACCACATTCGTCATCGTGGAGTTCCCGCCCGATGCAGCCAGTTCCATAG CTACCTTTGGCGCCACTTTGCGATTTGTGGTCAAGGACTGCGATCCCAACACCGGCGAGCCGGATTCGGAAGAAGGCTATGACGACGAGTACATGCTGGAAGACCTGGAGCTTACTGTGGCCGACCAGATACAGAAGACCAAGAAGAACAATTTCCAAGTGGCCTGGGATGCGGCCGACAGCGAAG AATGGCTGCAAGCCGAGGACACCTTTGTGCTGTCGGCAGTCACCACCTTGCAGGATGCGGTCAACACCATAGTAAAGATACTTGGATTGGGCGCAGCAAATCTCTCTGAAAAGGTGCCCGAGGGTACTCACCTGCATACGTTGCTCTGCTCAG GAACCTTCAGGGGCGGGGCCGAGGTGCTGGTCCGGGCCAAGCTGGCACTTTCCGAGGGCGTCACGCTGAACCTGACCGTGCGCAGCACAGATCAGGACGTGGCAGAGCTCATAACGGCGGCAATCGGATAA
- the gammaCOP gene encoding coatomer subunit gamma isoform X2, with amino-acid sequence MGSFRRDKDEEEDAGPSNAYQNLEKTSVLQETRTFNETPVNARKCIHILTKILYLINQGEQLVAREATDCFFAMTKLFQSKDVVLRRMVYLGIKELSSIAEDVIIVTSSLTKDMTGKEDLYRAAAIRALCSITDNTMLQAVERYMKQCIVDKNAAVSCAALVSSLRLASTAGDVVKRWANEAQEALNSDNIMVQYHALGLLYHIRKSDRLAVSKLVNKLTRGSLKSPYAVCMLIRIACKLIEEEDIPSEELSDSPLFTFIESCLRHKSEMVIYEAAHAIVNLKNTNPRMLSPAFSILQLFCSSPKATLRFAAVRTLNKVAMTHPAAVTTCNLDLEGLITDSNRSVATLAITTLLKTGAESSVERLMKQISTFVAEISDEFKVVVVQAICALCTKYPRKHTVLMNFLSGMLREEGGLEYKTSIVDTIITIIEENADAKESGLSHLCEFIEDCEHVSLAVRILHLLGKEGPFAATPSKYIRFIYNRVILESPIVRAAAVTAMAQFGASCPALLSNILVLLGRCQMDPDDEVRDRATYYLSILNSERPELYKNYIIERENCSLALLEKSLVDHLNGDLETRFDISIVPKAAIVKPVIANDVMLVTSTAPRPPKITREEESAARLAQLPGIQVLGPIHRSTAPIQLTESETEYTVQCIKHIFGQHVVFQFDCLNTLSDQFLENVRVELTLPEGFTTRAIIPCPKLPYNDLQTTFVIVEFPPDAASSIATFGATLRFVVKDCDPNTGEPDSEEGYDDEYMLEDLELTVADQIQKTKKNNFQVAWDAADSEEWLQAEDTFVLSAVTTLQDAVNTIVKILGLGAANLSEKVPEGTHLHTLLCSGTFRGGAEVLVRAKLALSEGVTLNLTVRSTDQDVAELITAAIG; translated from the exons ATGGGTTCGTTCCGCCGCGACAAagacgaggaggaggacg CAGGACCGAGCAATGCGTACCAAAATCTGGAGAAGACGTCGGTGCTCCAGGAAACGCGCACCTTCAACGAAACGCCGGTGAACGCGCGGAAGTGCATCCACATCCTGACGAAGATCCTGTACCTGATCAACCAGGGCGAGCAGCTCGTGGCCCGCGAGGCCACCGATTGCTTCTTCGCGATGACGAAGCTCTTCCAGTCCAAGGACGTGGTGCTCCGCCGCATGGTCTACTTGGGCATTAAGGAGCTGAGCTCCATTGCCGAGGACGTGATCATTGTGACCAGCTCGCTGACGAAGGACATGACCGGCAAGGAGGATCTCTACAGGGCCGCCGCTATCCGGGCCTTGTGCAGCATCACCGACAACACCATGTTGCAGGCCGTGGAGCGCTACATGAAGCAGTGCATCGTGGACAAGAACGCGGCGGTCTCTTGCGCCGCCTTGGTCAGCTCCCTGCGACTGGCCAGCACCGCCGGCGACGTGGTCAAGCGGTGGGCCAACGAGGCCCAGGAGGCCCTGAACAGCGACAACATCATGGTGCAGTACCACGCCTTGGGGCTGCTCTACCACATCCGCAAGTCGGATCGTCTGGCGGTGTCCAAGTTGGTCAACAAGCTGACCAGGGGTTCTCTGAAGAGTCCCTACGCCGTGTGTATGTTG ATACGCATTGCCTGcaagctgatcgaggaggaggACATTCCCTCCGAGGAGCTGTCGGACTCGCCCTTGTTCACGTTCATCGAGTCCTGTCTGCGCCACAAGAGCGAGATGGTCATCTATGAGGCGGCTCACGCCATCGTCAACCTGAAGAACACTAATCCGCGGATGCTGTCGCCGGCGTTCTCCATCCTCCAGCTATTCTGCAGCTCGCCGAAGGCTACGCTGCGCTTCGCTGCTGTGCGCACGCTCAACAAGGTGGCCATGACGCATCCGGCGGCGGTAACCACCTGCAATCTGGACTTGGAGGGCCTCATCACGGACTCCAATCGATCGGTGGCCACGCTGGCCATTACCACGCTGTTGAAGACCGGCGCCGAATCATCGGTGGAGCGCCTGATGAAGCAGATCTCCACGTTTGTGGCCGAGATCTCCGACGAGTTCAAGGTGGTGGTGGTCCAGGCTATTTGTGCCCTGTGCACCAAGTATCCGCGCAAGCACACGGTGCTGATGAACTTCCTCAGTGGTATGCTACGCGAAGAGGGCGGTCTGGAGTACAAGACCTCCATAGTGGACACCATAATCACCATTATCGAGGAGAATGCGGATGCTAAGGAGTCCGGTTTGTCGCACCTGTGCGAGTTCATCGAGGACTGCGAGCACGTGTCTCTTGCCGTGAGGATTCTCCACCTGCTGGGCAAGGAGGGACCCTTTGCGGCCACGCCCTCCAAGTACATACGTTTCATCTACAACCGCGTCATCCTGGAGAGTCCCATTGTTCGAGCAGCTGCGGTCACGGCAATGGCCCAGTTTGGAGCCTCTTGTCCGGCTCTGTTGAGCAATATTCTTGTTCTGCTGGGTCGTTGCCAGATGGATCCGGACGACGAGGTGCGGGACAGGGCAACTTACTACCTGAGCATCCTTAACTCGGAGAGACCAGAGCTCTACAAGAACTACATCATCGAGCGGGAAAATTGCTCACTGGCTCTGCTGGAAAAATCGCTGGTCGACCATCTGAATGGCGATCTAGAGACGCGCTTCGACATTTCCATTGTGCCCAAGGCAGCCATCGTGAAGCCGGTGATTGCCAACGATGTAATGCTGGTAACCAGCACTGCACCGCGGCCTCCGAAGATCACGCGCGAGGAGGAGAGTGCCGCCCGTTTGGCCCAGCTGCCGGGAATCCAGGTGCTGGGCCCCATCCATCGCAGCACCGCTCCCATCCAGCTGACCGAAAGTGAAACCGAGTACACGGTGCAGTGCATCAAACACATCTTCGGCCAGCACGTGGTCTTCCAGTTCGACTGCTTGAACACCCTGTCCGATCAATTCCTGGAGAACGTGCGCGTGGAGCTGACTCTGCCCGAAGGATTCACGACCAGGGCGATCATTCCGTGTCCCAAGTTGCCCTACAACGATCTGCAGACCACATTCGTCATCGTGGAGTTCCCGCCCGATGCAGCCAGTTCCATAG CTACCTTTGGCGCCACTTTGCGATTTGTGGTCAAGGACTGCGATCCCAACACCGGCGAGCCGGATTCGGAAGAAGGCTATGACGACGAGTACATGCTGGAAGACCTGGAGCTTACTGTGGCCGACCAGATACAGAAGACCAAGAAGAACAATTTCCAAGTGGCCTGGGATGCGGCCGACAGCGAAG AATGGCTGCAAGCCGAGGACACCTTTGTGCTGTCGGCAGTCACCACCTTGCAGGATGCGGTCAACACCATAGTAAAGATACTTGGATTGGGCGCAGCAAATCTCTCTGAAAAGGTGCCCGAGGGTACTCACCTGCATACGTTGCTCTGCTCAG GAACCTTCAGGGGCGGGGCCGAGGTGCTGGTCCGGGCCAAGCTGGCACTTTCCGAGGGCGTCACGCTGAACCTGACCGTGCGCAGCACAGATCAGGACGTGGCAGAGCTCATAACGGCGGCAATCGGATAA
- the gammaCOP gene encoding coatomer subunit gamma isoform X1 has translation MNYFSIATHKKQRGNPPAGPSNAYQNLEKTSVLQETRTFNETPVNARKCIHILTKILYLINQGEQLVAREATDCFFAMTKLFQSKDVVLRRMVYLGIKELSSIAEDVIIVTSSLTKDMTGKEDLYRAAAIRALCSITDNTMLQAVERYMKQCIVDKNAAVSCAALVSSLRLASTAGDVVKRWANEAQEALNSDNIMVQYHALGLLYHIRKSDRLAVSKLVNKLTRGSLKSPYAVCMLIRIACKLIEEEDIPSEELSDSPLFTFIESCLRHKSEMVIYEAAHAIVNLKNTNPRMLSPAFSILQLFCSSPKATLRFAAVRTLNKVAMTHPAAVTTCNLDLEGLITDSNRSVATLAITTLLKTGAESSVERLMKQISTFVAEISDEFKVVVVQAICALCTKYPRKHTVLMNFLSGMLREEGGLEYKTSIVDTIITIIEENADAKESGLSHLCEFIEDCEHVSLAVRILHLLGKEGPFAATPSKYIRFIYNRVILESPIVRAAAVTAMAQFGASCPALLSNILVLLGRCQMDPDDEVRDRATYYLSILNSERPELYKNYIIERENCSLALLEKSLVDHLNGDLETRFDISIVPKAAIVKPVIANDVMLVTSTAPRPPKITREEESAARLAQLPGIQVLGPIHRSTAPIQLTESETEYTVQCIKHIFGQHVVFQFDCLNTLSDQFLENVRVELTLPEGFTTRAIIPCPKLPYNDLQTTFVIVEFPPDAASSIATFGATLRFVVKDCDPNTGEPDSEEGYDDEYMLEDLELTVADQIQKTKKNNFQVAWDAADSEEWLQAEDTFVLSAVTTLQDAVNTIVKILGLGAANLSEKVPEGTHLHTLLCSGTFRGGAEVLVRAKLALSEGVTLNLTVRSTDQDVAELITAAIG, from the exons ATGAACTATTTTTCTATTGCCACGCACAAAAAACAACGCGGCAATCCGCCAGCAGGACCGAGCAATGCGTACCAAAATCTGGAGAAGACGTCGGTGCTCCAGGAAACGCGCACCTTCAACGAAACGCCGGTGAACGCGCGGAAGTGCATCCACATCCTGACGAAGATCCTGTACCTGATCAACCAGGGCGAGCAGCTCGTGGCCCGCGAGGCCACCGATTGCTTCTTCGCGATGACGAAGCTCTTCCAGTCCAAGGACGTGGTGCTCCGCCGCATGGTCTACTTGGGCATTAAGGAGCTGAGCTCCATTGCCGAGGACGTGATCATTGTGACCAGCTCGCTGACGAAGGACATGACCGGCAAGGAGGATCTCTACAGGGCCGCCGCTATCCGGGCCTTGTGCAGCATCACCGACAACACCATGTTGCAGGCCGTGGAGCGCTACATGAAGCAGTGCATCGTGGACAAGAACGCGGCGGTCTCTTGCGCCGCCTTGGTCAGCTCCCTGCGACTGGCCAGCACCGCCGGCGACGTGGTCAAGCGGTGGGCCAACGAGGCCCAGGAGGCCCTGAACAGCGACAACATCATGGTGCAGTACCACGCCTTGGGGCTGCTCTACCACATCCGCAAGTCGGATCGTCTGGCGGTGTCCAAGTTGGTCAACAAGCTGACCAGGGGTTCTCTGAAGAGTCCCTACGCCGTGTGTATGTTG ATACGCATTGCCTGcaagctgatcgaggaggaggACATTCCCTCCGAGGAGCTGTCGGACTCGCCCTTGTTCACGTTCATCGAGTCCTGTCTGCGCCACAAGAGCGAGATGGTCATCTATGAGGCGGCTCACGCCATCGTCAACCTGAAGAACACTAATCCGCGGATGCTGTCGCCGGCGTTCTCCATCCTCCAGCTATTCTGCAGCTCGCCGAAGGCTACGCTGCGCTTCGCTGCTGTGCGCACGCTCAACAAGGTGGCCATGACGCATCCGGCGGCGGTAACCACCTGCAATCTGGACTTGGAGGGCCTCATCACGGACTCCAATCGATCGGTGGCCACGCTGGCCATTACCACGCTGTTGAAGACCGGCGCCGAATCATCGGTGGAGCGCCTGATGAAGCAGATCTCCACGTTTGTGGCCGAGATCTCCGACGAGTTCAAGGTGGTGGTGGTCCAGGCTATTTGTGCCCTGTGCACCAAGTATCCGCGCAAGCACACGGTGCTGATGAACTTCCTCAGTGGTATGCTACGCGAAGAGGGCGGTCTGGAGTACAAGACCTCCATAGTGGACACCATAATCACCATTATCGAGGAGAATGCGGATGCTAAGGAGTCCGGTTTGTCGCACCTGTGCGAGTTCATCGAGGACTGCGAGCACGTGTCTCTTGCCGTGAGGATTCTCCACCTGCTGGGCAAGGAGGGACCCTTTGCGGCCACGCCCTCCAAGTACATACGTTTCATCTACAACCGCGTCATCCTGGAGAGTCCCATTGTTCGAGCAGCTGCGGTCACGGCAATGGCCCAGTTTGGAGCCTCTTGTCCGGCTCTGTTGAGCAATATTCTTGTTCTGCTGGGTCGTTGCCAGATGGATCCGGACGACGAGGTGCGGGACAGGGCAACTTACTACCTGAGCATCCTTAACTCGGAGAGACCAGAGCTCTACAAGAACTACATCATCGAGCGGGAAAATTGCTCACTGGCTCTGCTGGAAAAATCGCTGGTCGACCATCTGAATGGCGATCTAGAGACGCGCTTCGACATTTCCATTGTGCCCAAGGCAGCCATCGTGAAGCCGGTGATTGCCAACGATGTAATGCTGGTAACCAGCACTGCACCGCGGCCTCCGAAGATCACGCGCGAGGAGGAGAGTGCCGCCCGTTTGGCCCAGCTGCCGGGAATCCAGGTGCTGGGCCCCATCCATCGCAGCACCGCTCCCATCCAGCTGACCGAAAGTGAAACCGAGTACACGGTGCAGTGCATCAAACACATCTTCGGCCAGCACGTGGTCTTCCAGTTCGACTGCTTGAACACCCTGTCCGATCAATTCCTGGAGAACGTGCGCGTGGAGCTGACTCTGCCCGAAGGATTCACGACCAGGGCGATCATTCCGTGTCCCAAGTTGCCCTACAACGATCTGCAGACCACATTCGTCATCGTGGAGTTCCCGCCCGATGCAGCCAGTTCCATAG CTACCTTTGGCGCCACTTTGCGATTTGTGGTCAAGGACTGCGATCCCAACACCGGCGAGCCGGATTCGGAAGAAGGCTATGACGACGAGTACATGCTGGAAGACCTGGAGCTTACTGTGGCCGACCAGATACAGAAGACCAAGAAGAACAATTTCCAAGTGGCCTGGGATGCGGCCGACAGCGAAG AATGGCTGCAAGCCGAGGACACCTTTGTGCTGTCGGCAGTCACCACCTTGCAGGATGCGGTCAACACCATAGTAAAGATACTTGGATTGGGCGCAGCAAATCTCTCTGAAAAGGTGCCCGAGGGTACTCACCTGCATACGTTGCTCTGCTCAG GAACCTTCAGGGGCGGGGCCGAGGTGCTGGTCCGGGCCAAGCTGGCACTTTCCGAGGGCGTCACGCTGAACCTGACCGTGCGCAGCACAGATCAGGACGTGGCAGAGCTCATAACGGCGGCAATCGGATAA
- the pygo gene encoding protein pygopus yields the protein MTHNLGMAPYRLPGPAGGLCPPDFKPPPPTDIISAPSNPKKRRKTSSAANSAAAVAAAAAAAAAAANSMQQQQAPPTPQDLLPPPPMGGFGDTIIASNPFDDSPQVSAMSSSAAAAMAAMNQMGGGPGGGHFGGGGPGGHPHWEDRMGMGGGPPPPPHMHPHMHPHHPGGPMGHPHGPHPHMGGPPPMRGMSPMHPHQMGPGPGVGLPPHMNHGRPGGPGGPGGPVPMGSPMGGMAGMGGMSPMGGMGGPSISPHHMGMGGLSPMGGGPNGPNPRAMQGSPMGGPGQNSPMNSLPMGSPMGNPIGSPLGPPSGPGPGNPGNPGGPQQQQQPPQPPMNNGQMGPPPLHSPLGNGPTGHGSHMPGGPIPGPGPGPGGLVGPGGISPAHGNNPGGPGNNMLGGNPGGGGNNNNGSNTNNASNNNQNPHLSPAAGRLGVPTSMQSNGPSVSSVASSSVPSPATPTLTPTSTATSMSTSVPTSSPAPPAMSPHHSLNSSGPSPGMPNSGPSPLQSPAGPNGPNNNNSNNNNNGPMMGQMNPNAVPMQHQQHMGGGPPGHGMGMNQMLPPQQPSHLGPPHPNMMNHPHPHPHPHHHPGGPPPHMMGGPGMHGGPGGMPPHMGGGPNPHMMGGPHGNAGPHMGHGHMGGVPGPGPGPGGMNGPPHPHMSPHHGHPHHHHNPMGGPGPNMFGGGGGGPMGPGGPMGNMGPMGGGPMGGPMGVGPKPMTMGGGKMYPPGQPMVFNPQNPNAPPIYPCGMCHKEVNDNDEAVFCESGCNFFFHRTCVGLTEAAFQMLNKEVFAEWCCDKCVSSKHIPMVKFKC from the exons ATGACCCACAATCTTGGTATGGCGCCATATCGATTGCCGGGTCCAGCGGGCGGACTGTGTCCGCCCGACTTCAAGCCGCCGCCTCCGACGGACATCATCTCGGCGCCGAGCAATCCGAAGAAGCGGCGGAAAACCTCAAGTGCCGCCAATTCCGCTGCggcggtggctgctgcggcgGCTGCCGCAGCCGCTGCTGCGAACTccatgcagcagcagcaggcgcCACCCACGCCGCAGGATCTGCTGCCCCCTCCGCCGATGGGAGGCTTTGGAGACACCATTATTGCCTCGAATCCGTTCGACGACAGCCCCCAGGTATCGGCGATGTCCAGTTCGGCGGCCGCGGCTATGGCGGCCATGAACCAGATGGGCGGCGGTCCGGGAGGTGGTCACTTTGGCGGCGGTGGACCGGGAGGCCATCCGCACTGGGAGGACCGCATGGGCATGGGCGGCGGACCGCCTCCCCCGCCACACATGCATCCGCACATGCACCCGCACCATCCGGGCGGTCCCATGGGTCATCCACATGGCCCCCATCCGCACATGGGTGGTCCGCCTCCGATGCGCGGCATGAGCCCTATGCATCCCCATCAAATGGGACCGGGACCAGGAGTCGGACTTCCACCGCACATGAACCACGGAAGGCCCGGAGGACCTGGAGGCCCAGGAGGACCCGTGCCAATGGGCAGTCCCATGGGAGGAATGGCTGGCATGGGTGGCATGAGCCCCATGGGCGGAATGGGAGGCCCCAGCATATCACCCCATCACATGGGCATGGGCGGTCTGTCGCCCATGGGTGGAGGTCCTAATGGACCTAATCCGCGAGCCATGCAGGGCTCTCCGATGGGCGGTCCGGGCCAGAACTCGCCGATGAACTCTTTGCCCATGGGCTCGCCGATGGGCAATCCCATTGGCAGCCCGCTGGGGCCGCCTTCCGGACCGGGGCCTGGAAATCCTGGCAATCCCGGCGGcccacagcagcaacaacaacctCCGCAGCCACCGATGAACAATGGGCAGATGGGTCCGCCGCCTTTGCACAGTCCGCTGGGCAATGGACCCACCGGACATGGCAGTCACATGCCCGGAGGACCTATCCCAGGGCCAGGTCCTGGGCCTGGCGGTCTTGTGGGACCCGGTGGCATCTCCCCCGCGCACGGCAACAACCCGGGAGGTCCTGGGAACAACATGCTCGGCGGGAATCCCGGTGGcggcggcaacaacaacaacggaaGCAATACAAACAAcgccagcaacaacaatcaAAATCCTCACCTCTCGCCGGCAGCCGGACGCCTGGGAGTGCCGACGTCGATGCAGTCGAATGGACCTTCGGTATCGTCGGTGGCCTCCTCCTCGGTACCCTCGCCCGCCACGCCCACGCTCACGCCCACTTCGACGGCCACGTCGATGTCCACGTCAGTGCCTACATCCTCGCCAGCGCCGCCCGCCATGTCACCGCACCATTCGCTGAACAGCTCTGGTCCCAGTCCGGGCATGCCCAACTCCGGACCCAGTCCGCTGCAGTCGCCCGCCGGCCCCAATGGTCCgaataacaacaacagcaataacaataacaacggACCCATGATGGGCCAGATGAACCCGAACGCAGTTCCTatgcagcaccagcagcacaTGGGCGGCGGCCCACCTGGCCACGGAATGGGCATGAACCAGATGCTGCCACCGCAGCAGCCGTCGCACCTTGGTCCCCCGCATCCGAATATGATGAATCACCCGCACCCGCATCCTCATCCGCACCACCATCCCGGCGGACCACCGCCGCACATGATGGGCGGTCCTGGGATGCACGGAGGACCTGGAGGAATGCCGCCACACATGGGCGGTGGACCCAATCCGCACATGATGGGCGGACCTCATGGGAACGCGGGTCCGCACATGGGCCACGGCCATATGGGTGGAGTACCAGGTCCAGGACCCGGACCCGGTGGCATGAACGGACCCCCGCACCCGCACATGTCTCCGCACCACGGACACccgcaccaccaccacaatcCAATGGGCGGACCCGGACCTAATATGTTCGGCGGTGGTGGAGGCGGTCCAATGGGACCCGGAGGACCGATGGGAAACATGGGACCCATGGGCGGCGGACCGATGGGCGGCCCCATGGGCGTGGGTCCCAAACCGATGACAATGGGCGGCGGAAAGATGTATCCCCCGGGCCAACCGATGGTCTTCAACCCGCAGAATCCAAACGCGCCGCCCATCTATCCGTGTGGCATGTGCCACAAGGAGGTGAACGACAACGACGAGGCCGTGTTCTGTGAATCCGGTTGTAACTTCTTCTTTCACAG AACGTGTGTGGGCCTGACAGAGGCGGCCTTCCAAATGCTCAACAAGGAGGTGTTTGCCGAGTGGTGCTGCGACAAGTGCGTGTCTTCCAAGCATATTCCCATGGTCAAGTTCAAGTGTTGA